The following are encoded in a window of Naumovozyma castellii chromosome 8, complete genome genomic DNA:
- the YBP1 gene encoding Ybp1p (ancestral locus Anc_6.112), with protein sequence MANVNDIIADLVNAFDEYSDDSVSLTAILEMYIDQINMDGEIDDKEQFLTALLGLMKDHPDVVARISWDFPKEILKFLTTANVDVTKRLGYSVIISLVMKCFNEIAFSAEPKECLLTGCELLSNLSLENENIELEMEQGDHTNSKGQTHYSSAEIGKYHAERTPADFFVSVKMYILFELIGTTLQRIPTLNPSKYLGLATSAMIRFIKANCDGINDVRIVMRRIFSFCRNYVPPDTSLCVIKDRSLTKEDLIRIEERELASQRRILRNLCTIGLETCLKAINGRTDVKYFYFLSNTEFTLAGFYKDISEVNSRFFNLALSFDIDIKKEFLECVKTSHDIYKGLPKDSSIGSEEAKKLIQQTVYKLAYSYELQRIAKHKNVQLDPLGIVILSGVYYMETDKHLYPQITVKDAIYLYLRCTTPSLFSKFYENFSVESVVRYWLWVSITNHSSAVLRKELEELPSYLLTTFLQTFLSKNCKQPNEEIRMVSFTLFTRILCLIPEAVTFKFILETLTASSYPHVKSSVLGILKDLMSKRRSCQDLCANDNDEALSNSLAKLKINSKKNEGAGVESQVYVEVSEERMNEIHHLALRAINSLEEEKTTRANIILILNYLEFFNGLHSEWDKSLLQSIHDEIEDKVENCSDEDLKKQIKDANVKLYGLIQ encoded by the coding sequence ATGGCAAATGTTAACGATATAATAGCAGATTTAGTCAATGCATTCGATGAATACTCTGACGACTCAGTGTCTCTGACTGCAATCCTCGAGATGTATATTGACCAAATAAATATGGATGGTGAAATCGATGACAAAGAACAATTCCTCACGGCATTGCTTGGATTAATGAAGGACCATCCAGATGTTGTGGCAAGAATCAGTTGGGATTTTCCAAAGGAAATTCTGAAGTTTCTAACTACAGCGAATGTTGATGTAACCAAGAGACTCGGTTATAGTGTCATTATATCCCTTGTAATGAAATGTTTCAACGAAATTGCATTCTCAGCTGAACCCAAGGAATGTTTACTTACAGGCTGTGAGTTGCTGTCCAATCTTTCTCTAGAGAATGAGAATATAGAGCTGGAAATGGAACAAGGCGATCATACAAATAGTAAAGGCCAAACCCATTATTCCAGTGCTGAAATTGGTAAATACCATGCGGAAAGAACTCCTGCTGACTTTTTTGTCAGCGTTAAGATGTACAttctttttgaattaattggaACAACATTGCAACGTATTCCTACATTGAATCCATCAAAATACTTAGGTTTGGCTACTTCTGCAATGATTCGTTTCATAAAGGCTAATTGTGACGGAATCAACGATGTAAGAATTGTCATGCGTCGTATCTTTAGCTTCTGCAGGAATTACGTGCCCCCAGATACCTCTCTATGTGTTATCAAAGACAGGTCCCTGACTAAAGAGGATTTGATCAGAATTGAAGAGAGAGAGCTTGCTTCACAAAGGAGAATATTACGCAATCTTTGCACGATAGGGTTAGAAACCTGTTTGAAGGCTATTAACGGTAGAACAGAtgttaaatatttttattttctttcaaacaCTGAATTTACATTAGCTGGATTTTACAAAGATATTTCTGAAGTGAATTcaagatttttcaatttggcCCTttcatttgatattgatatcAAAAAGGAATTCTTAGAATGTGTGAAGACTTCTCATGATATCTATAAGGGTTTGCCTAAGGATTCTTCAATAGGGAGTGAAGAGGCtaaaaaattgattcaGCAAACTGTTTACAAGTTAGCCTATTCTTACGAGTTACAAAGAATAGCTAAACATAAGAACGTTCAATTAGATCCATTAGGTATTGTCATTTTATCTGGGGTTTATTACATGGAAACTGACAAGCACTTGTACCCTCAAATAACTGTGAAAGATGCCATCTATCTATATTTAAGATGCACGACACCCtctctcttttcaaaattctaTGAAAACTTTTCTGTGGAAAGTGTTGTCAGATATTGGTTATGGGTATCTATTACTAATCATTCAAGTGCTGTCCTTCGAaaggaattagaagaattaCCATCTTATTTGTTGACCACATTTTTGCAGACATTTCTATCTAAGAATTGTAAACAAcctaatgaagaaattagaatGGTATCATTTACTTTATTTACACGTATCTTATGTTTGATACCTGAAGCAGTAACGTTCAAATTTATACTTGAAACATTGACCGCATCATCATATCCACATGTGAAGTCATCGGTTCTGGGAATATTGAAGGACTTAATGTCCAAGCGGAGATCTTGCCAAGATCTCTGTGccaatgataatgatgaagcaTTGTCTAATTCTTTGGCTAAGCTGAAGAttaattccaagaaaaatgaagGAGCAGGTGTAGAATCTCAAGTATACGTCGAGGTTTCCGAGGAGagaatgaatgaaattCATCACTTGGCTCTTCGTGCTATAAATTctttagaagaagaaaaaactACTAGAGCCAATATAATACTAATTCTAAATTATTTAGAGTTCTTCAATGGTTTACATTCTGAATGGgataaatcattattacaaaGTATTCAcgatgaaattgaagacaAAGTGGAAAATTGTAGTGATGAggatttaaagaaacagatCAAAGATGCTAATGTGAAATTATATGGCCTAATCCAATAA
- the ATG12 gene encoding Atg12p (ancestral locus Anc_6.113), with translation MSRLLESEASSGSSGTDSDNSKVLDSHTPDNSVSRGQNNEIPSLALRNRLELYSRRLSQLGLEETPQIPLETDNTSLSQAEKEKIKNEEGPDVNSFKVKIKFQPIGSVPQIKPPVCKISATQSFSSIISFLRKRLRMENVYCYVNSSFAPTPQQNVGDLWTQFKVNDELIISYCGAVAFG, from the coding sequence ATGAGCCGATTACTAGAAAGTGAGGCAAGTTCTGGTAGTTCTGGGACTGACTCTGACAATTCTAAAGTTTTAGATTCTCATACACCCGATAATTCTGTGAGTAGAGGTCAAAACAATGAAATTCCATCTTTAGCATTGCGAAATCGACTGGAACTTTACAGCAGACGTTTGTCTCAATTGGGTTTAGAAGAGACTCCACAGATTCCATTGGAGACAGATAATACCTCATTATCACAGGCAGAGAAggagaaaataaaaaatgaGGAAGGACCAGATGTTAACTCGTTCAAagtgaaaataaaattccAGCCTATTGGCTCTGTACCTCAAATAAAACCGCCTGTCTGTAAGATTTCTGCAACACAatcattctcttcaattATTAGTTTTCTCAGAAAGCGTCTGAGAATGGAAAATGTTTATTGCTACGTGAATAGTTCCTTTGCCCCAACTCCCCAACAAAATGTGGGCGACCTCTGGACACAATTTAAAGTCAATGATGAACTTATAATCAGCTATTGTGGGGCAGTTGCTTTTGGATAA